Genomic window (Polaribacter batillariae):
TAATTTGATCTCCTTCATTAAATTTTTTGCTATCTTCTAGCAGTCTTTCTATAATTTTTTTATCCTTTTTATTTGTAGAATATTTAGAAAAAATAGCGAAAGCTTCTTCGTTTACATCGCAACTCGATTTTTTATAAAAATGGTCTAAAACGGTTCTTTTTAAGAAGGCATTTTTAGATTCTTTAGAGCTAATTTTGCTATTTATTGTTTTTAATAAATCTACAGTAAATTTAGAGGAATAATGCTGTTTCATTGGCTTATGCCCTAATGAAAATGTGTAATTGTATAAATAATTTCTAATGTACTCTGCATAAGGCGTGTAATACATTAAAGAATCGTTATTTAAATCGATTTTATTTCTATAATCGTAAAAAGAAGCCTCTACTTTTGGAAAATCGTTTAAAGCTTTATATTTTAAATGTTCTATAGGATATCTTTCTAAACGCGAATAAATTGGAAAAGTTAATGCCGTTTTTAAAACTTTTCGAAAACCAGCCGTTTCATTTGGGTGCTCATCTACATACGTTTGATATGTTAGTAGTTTTTGGTTTAAAACAGAATCGATTTTCTTTTTGTAATCAGAAGATTTTAGTTTGTTTAAACTATAAAAGAAACGGTTATCGTTTTCGTCTTCTAAAAAACAATCAATTAAAATATTATTTCTTTCTGCCCCTTTTCCAGTAAAAACTAACGATTCGTCAAAATCCCAAGTATTTAAACGCAACATTAAGCTATCTTTTGGTTCTAAATAAATATACTGGTTTTCAATTCCGTGTATAAAATAATACAAACCTTCGTTTAAATTTTTATAATCTTTTATAAACTTGTTTCTAGAATCTAAATACAATGTATCTATAACCTTATCTAAAGCATATAGTACAACATACCTAGACTTTGGATTGATAATTTTACCTCCAAAAAAAGTTTTTGCATTTTTATTGTTGTCGGTACAACCAATAAAGGTTACAAAAATTAATAATATATGTAGTGTTTTTTTAATCATAATGTAGCATATGCACTATTCACAAATGTAGAAATTAGAAGTAGGTACCTTTGTTAATTCGCTGTTAAAAAAATAACACTTTTAAATTTTTATTAGCAACTTTTTCGATTTAAAATTGAATGAGTATTAGCAGCAAAAAGAAAAATGGAATTTGTACTTTTGCACAAAATTTAAAAATAGTACTATGTTATCAGTATCTAACCTATCAGTTCAATTTGGCAAACGTGTTTTATTTGACGAAGTAAATACAAAGTTCTTGCAAGGAAATTGTTACGGAATTATTGGCGCAAATGGAGCAGGAAAATCTACATTTCTAAAAATAATTTCCGGAAAACAAGAACCAACCTCTGGAAGCGTGCATTTAGAAGCAGGAAAACGTATGTCTGTCTTAACACAAGACCACTATGCTTTTGATGAATATCCGGTTTTAGAAACGGTAGTAATGGGTAACAAAGACTTGTTTAATATTAAAAAACAAATCGACGAATTATATGCAGATTATACAGATGAAAATGCAGAGAAAATAGGCGAGTTGCAAATTAAGTTTGAAGAAATGGATGGATGGAATGCAGATGCCAACGCAGCTGCAATGCTTTCTAACTTAGGGATAAAAGAAGATTTGCATTATACATTAATGAAAGATTTAGATGGTAAACAAAAAGTTCGTGTGTTAATTGCACAAGCACTTTTTGGAAATCCAGATGTTTTAATAATGGATGAACCTACTAACGACTTAGACTTCGAAACCATTGCTTGGTTAGAAAATTTCTTGGCAAATTTCGAGAATACTGTAATTGTAGTTTCTCATGATAGACACTTTTTAGACGCGGTTTGTACACATATTTCTGATATTGATTTTGGTAAAATAAACCATTATTCTGGGAACTATACTTTTTGGTACGAATCGAGTCAATTGGCTGCAAAACAACGAGCACAACAAAATAAGAAAGCAGAAGATAAAAAGAAAGAGTTAGAAGATTTTATTCGTCGTTTTTCTGCCAATGTTGCAAAATCGAAACAAGCAACTTCTCGTAAAAAAATGATTGAAAAGTTAAATGTAGAAGACATAAAACCTTCGAGCAGACGTTATCCTGCCATTATTTTCGATAGAGATAGAGAAGCAGGAGACCAAATTTTAAATATCGAAGGCTTGTCGAAAACTTTTGAAGATGAAATTTTGTTTAAAGAGGTTCATATCAATTTAAATAAAGGAGATAAAGTCGCTATTATTTCTAGAAATTCGAGAGCAGTTACAGCTTTCTATCAAATTATAACTGGAAATGAAGCAGCAGATGCAGGCGAATTCTCTTGGGGAGTTACCACAACTCAATCTTACTTGCCTTTAGATAATTCGAGCTTTTTTAAAGACGGAGAGCTAAATTTAGTAGATTGGTTAAGACAATATGCACAAACCGAAGAAGAGCGAGAAGAAGTGTTTTTACGTGGTTTCTTAGGAAAAATGATTTTTTCTGGGGAAGAAGCTTTAAAGAAAAGCAACGTGCTTTCTGGAGGAGAAAAAGTACGTTGTATGTTGTCTCGAATGATGATGAAAAGAGGAAACGTTTTACTTTTAGACGAACCTACGAATCACTTAGATTTAGAATCAATTCAGTCTTTAAACAATGCTTTAATTAATTTTAAAGGAACTATTTTGTTCTCTACACACGATCATGAGTTTGCACAAACGGTTGCCAATAGAATTATAGAGCTAACACCAAAAGGCGTAATAGATAGATATGCTACTTTCGACGATTATTTATCGGATCCAAAAATTAAAGAACTACGTGATAAAATGTATGCTTAGGTTTTAAATCTAGAGCCAACTTTACGAATTATACTATACGTCTTTTTTCACTTATTGCTTCAAAATAAAAGAAGAGGCCGTCTCAAAAGTATTAAAATTTGTCATTTCGACTGTAATAGAGAAATCTTATTTATTGAATTTCAATATTTTATATTTTTCGATAACTTCGTTAGCTATTTTCAATCAAAATATATTTTAATTTTAGTAATGCTAAAAATGAACAGTTAGATTTACTTTTGTGACAGCCTCTTTTTTATAGAAATTTTAAATATAAAGAAAAAAAATCATCAATTTCTTTTCCAGTAGTTTAAAATAATAACTGGCATTAAATTATTGTACATGATAAAAAGTTTATAAACATCATCTTGTGTAAAAAACTTTAAAACTTTATAAACTTATTCATTTTTAATACTTTACCTTTCTTTGTAACTACTTGCAATAGATAAATGCCATTATTAATAGTATTTAATGGTATTTTTGTTTTAAACTTATTATGTCCTTGACTAGAAATTACTAGTCTGCCACTTAAATCGAATATATGTATCTCTTTTATTCTATCTATGTTTGAGCTTAAGTTAACATTTATAAAACTTGATGCTGGATTTGGGTACATTTCCAATCCTAAAATACTCTGTTTATCAATTTCTTCTGTTTTACCAGCCTTTTTCTTTTTAGTAGTATTTGCAGTTTTACTTGCTGAACCCTTATAGCACCCAGAAATAGAGATATTATCTATAAAAAATCGATCTAAGTTATCTGTTCCATTAGCTCTAAATCGTAACCTAGTGTTAGCGGTAAAAGTAACTCCAGATATTACCACTTGCTCATTGTAGCGTTGGTTATTTACAAACTCATCAGTATAATTCCATTCTTCCACTTGCGAATAGGATGCGCCACCATTTGTAGAAATCTCCAAAAAGAAACCTTCATTAGCAGTACTAAAACCAATAGAGTAGTAGGTAAAATCGATAGTTAACTCTTCATAGTTTACTAAATTCATATTATCTGTGTAAATAATAGATGATGATGAATTATCTCGTAGTTTTATACTATAACTATCCATAGAATAAGAAGCATTTGAAATTCTTCTACTATCAGAACCAGTGCTATTCCAAATACCCCAACCAGATTCAAAATCTGTATAATCATAAGTTTGGTTATTGCACGTAGGTTGATTGTCTTCAGTTAGTGGGTTACAATCGTCATCAATACCATTATTAGGGATTTCAGTTGCTCCTGGGTTTACTGTAGCATCATTGTCGTTACAATCTACATCATTATTATAGCCATCGTTATCAACATCGAGATTGGTATTTATTACTCCCATAATATCATCAAAATAATAATTAGCAACTGTTTTACCCGCTAATAACCTTAGGGAAACTCCTGTTGTTGATTCGTTGATATTGGTTGTTATGGTATATTTTGTGTACGTTGTTGTTAATGTTGGATAATTTCCAACAAAATATGAACCTCCAGCAGTTTTATCAATTTTTAACTGAATTCCTATTTGTGCAGCTACATCAGATTTTGCCCAAACATCAACAGTTATGGTTTTTCCATTAAAATCTCCATCATACTTTACATTATCAAGTCTAACGTCACCTAGTTTTGGTGTTGCTAATGTATTGGTTTTTGTAGTTGAAACTTTAAATGCGTTATTGCCGTTATTAACCTCGGTACTTTCATCAGAAAACGTAGCTTCAGCATCTGCAGAACCAGAAATAACACCAGACCAATTTCCATCTGCTAATAAACATTCTGCATTACCATTAGCGATGATGTTTTCTTCTGAAGCTTCGCAAGTTACTACTGGGTAAGCAATAGTTATTATGTTTATACTATATGCTGGAATACTTAAATTACCTGCAGTTGCCGTTGTAGTAGAATTGCTAAACGCTGCAGCTTTTGTAGCATAAGGGATTGTCATTTCAGATGTAATATCCTCATTAAACGTTTCAATGGTATAATCTCCATCATATGGAAGCCCGTCAATAGCAAAGTTTAAAGTAGATGTAACTGGCAGTTTGTTCACTACAAATAATTTGTATTCAGAACCTGTATTAACCGCTTTAGCGTACATACCTTCCAAACCAGTTTCTAGCTCTGGTCCAGAGCTATAAGCGTCATAAACCTCATTATCTTTAAACACATCGAAAAGAGATGAATACATAACTCCCATAGCGGTCAACTTCATTTGCCCACCATCAAAATAAGTTAGAGTTGATTCGTGATATTTGTTACTGTGCCAGAACATGTGCACACCTGCTTGCTGTACGATACCTTGTTGGTTACCTTTTTCTAGTGCTAAAAATACATCAGCGCTTGCCAATGTTTGAGAGAAGTTTACGGGCATATTACCTGTTAAAACACCCCATTCTGTTATTAAGGCAGATTTCCCAGGAAAATGTGTATTGAATTTGGCAATCTTGTCTTGAGTTATCTTGTAGGATTTTAGCATACGGTATATTGTAGAACCACTATACAAAAAGGCATTGGTATTGTTGTAAAAGTGAAGTGTAGCTGCATCAAAATAGTCATCTGTTAATAAATGCTGCTTAATAGTATGATTCCAACTTCCATTAAAATAATAATCTTTTTCTAAAGCTACAGCAGCTTTTACATTAGGGTTTACCGTTTTTAACTCATTAATTACATTGGTAGTATGTGAAATATAACTAGCCACATCTGTTACATTACCACCTTGCTGCTGGGAAAAGAAGTTTTCGTTTCCTAATTCTATCCATTTTACATCTAAACCATCATTTAATCTGCTTTGGTATCTGTTTTTTGAATCGGTTGGAGAGTCTATCAGCATGTTAAACATTAAAGTTGATGATGCGTTATTGTTTAAACAAATATCTTTATAACCAGGGTAACCAAACTTAAAAACTGAAGAGTAATTCGTGAAATTTACACCGTTTGTACCTGGTGCATAGTACCCATCGGTTTGATAATTGTAATAATTACCTACTGTACCACCAGGAAACCTGAAATTGGTTTGTGGGAACCAATTATTGATAACTTGCGACGTCTCTGGGGAACTCCAAGAATACCCGCCGTCGTTCTCAAGAAATCTAAAATGTGTATTTGAAGACAGCAAATCGTTATTGAAAGCATGCTTGCTGTTAGTGTCGATGTCCAAATTATACGTTGGATTTGCTGGTACTGAAAAAGGAAATGCAAATTCCATTGCTGGCTGTACATTTGTTATTACTGGGTTTTTAATTTTCATTTCTCCAGTAGCTGTCTGCATCACAAATTCAATTCTAACCGAACTTGTATTTTTATTATTGTATTTTTTTATTGCAACCCCTACTTTGTAAAAAGCTCCCATAGGGTGTTTTGTTAAGTTTTCTGCAACTAACAGTGCGCCTCCAACACCTTTGAGCACTTTTACTCTTGGTGCCTCAAAAACTTGATCGCCATAACCTATATTGTTCAATTGAATTTCAGCAGTAACATAAACATCCGTATAGGTGTTAGAAACGGGTACGTCTAGATACACTTTACTAATTCCAGAACCAGGACCTACAATGGTATATTCGTTTCCTGAAAGTGTAATACCAGAACCACTTTCTGTCCAGGTATTAGTGTCAAAATTAATGTCGGTTGGTAGTGTTTGACCAAAAATAGAAGCCAAAAAAATGAAGTTCAAAAGGGCGAAGGAAGTAATTTTTTTTAACATGACGCTATATTATTTAGTTTTGCGATTGCAAATTACATAATGAACCCCTGTGCTGCAGTTTAATAATCATCAAAAATGGGGCTAAAAATTGTCACGTCCTCAATATTTGTAGTATAAATTAGACATAATGACAAAACGACCTAAGCTATCAAGTTGAAATTTTGCAGATGATAAAATGTAGTGTTTCAAATTTACCCATAAAAAAAGACCTTAATTGAAATGCCATTCATTCAAGGTCTTTATCTTGTAAAAAAATTGTACTTACTTCAAAACCTCATGCACTAACTTAACAGGAGAGGTGCCTTTAAATGGAATTTTACCCGTTAATGCGTTAACGACTGCTTTTTGTGAAAATGTATCTAAACTATAGGCGTTTATTCCTATATAAGCGTTTTCAAAATAGAAATTTACATAATAAGGATTGCTGTAAGAAACTGCAATAATTTTCTCTTGTGGCAACATTCCCAAGGTCCAAACACCCAACGCTTCTTTGTCTTTTAAAAGGGATGCGCCTAAAGGACTAAAGTATCGATTTTCGAAAGCTACCAATACTTTATCATATTTGTCAAAGAAATTTAATTTTTCACCCCATTCTAAAAAACTTGGATTGTGCAAAATCGTATCTACATCAAAACCTTTGGTTTTTAGTAAATCTTGAGTAAAGCGTAAATCGTTGGTTCTGTTTTCGTGACTAATATTTACAATCGCAATTTTTTTGTTTTCTGAAGGTTTTAAAGGAATTTTAATAGCATCTGTTAATAAAGTAACAGCGCTATTCGCAATTTCTTGCGCATTTTTTTTAATGATGGCTGTTTCTTTTTCTGAAATTGGATAGAAAATATTTTTTTTCTTTTGTAACAATCCGTATTTTTCACGAACACCCCAAATT
Coding sequences:
- a CDS encoding T9SS type A sorting domain-containing protein, translating into MASIFGQTLPTDINFDTNTWTESGSGITLSGNEYTIVGPGSGISKVYLDVPVSNTYTDVYVTAEIQLNNIGYGDQVFEAPRVKVLKGVGGALLVAENLTKHPMGAFYKVGVAIKKYNNKNTSSVRIEFVMQTATGEMKIKNPVITNVQPAMEFAFPFSVPANPTYNLDIDTNSKHAFNNDLLSSNTHFRFLENDGGYSWSSPETSQVINNWFPQTNFRFPGGTVGNYYNYQTDGYYAPGTNGVNFTNYSSVFKFGYPGYKDICLNNNASSTLMFNMLIDSPTDSKNRYQSRLNDGLDVKWIELGNENFFSQQQGGNVTDVASYISHTTNVINELKTVNPNVKAAVALEKDYYFNGSWNHTIKQHLLTDDYFDAATLHFYNNTNAFLYSGSTIYRMLKSYKITQDKIAKFNTHFPGKSALITEWGVLTGNMPVNFSQTLASADVFLALEKGNQQGIVQQAGVHMFWHSNKYHESTLTYFDGGQMKLTAMGVMYSSLFDVFKDNEVYDAYSSGPELETGLEGMYAKAVNTGSEYKLFVVNKLPVTSTLNFAIDGLPYDGDYTIETFNEDITSEMTIPYATKAAAFSNSTTTATAGNLSIPAYSINIITIAYPVVTCEASEENIIANGNAECLLADGNWSGVISGSADAEATFSDESTEVNNGNNAFKVSTTKTNTLATPKLGDVRLDNVKYDGDFNGKTITVDVWAKSDVAAQIGIQLKIDKTAGGSYFVGNYPTLTTTYTKYTITTNINESTTGVSLRLLAGKTVANYYFDDIMGVINTNLDVDNDGYNNDVDCNDNDATVNPGATEIPNNGIDDDCNPLTEDNQPTCNNQTYDYTDFESGWGIWNSTGSDSRRISNASYSMDSYSIKLRDNSSSSIIYTDNMNLVNYEELTIDFTYYSIGFSTANEGFFLEISTNGGASYSQVEEWNYTDEFVNNQRYNEQVVISGVTFTANTRLRFRANGTDNLDRFFIDNISISGCYKGSASKTANTTKKKKAGKTEEIDKQSILGLEMYPNPASSFINVNLSSNIDRIKEIHIFDLSGRLVISSQGHNKFKTKIPLNTINNGIYLLQVVTKKGKVLKMNKFIKF
- a CDS encoding ABC-F family ATP-binding cassette domain-containing protein — encoded protein: MLSVSNLSVQFGKRVLFDEVNTKFLQGNCYGIIGANGAGKSTFLKIISGKQEPTSGSVHLEAGKRMSVLTQDHYAFDEYPVLETVVMGNKDLFNIKKQIDELYADYTDENAEKIGELQIKFEEMDGWNADANAAAMLSNLGIKEDLHYTLMKDLDGKQKVRVLIAQALFGNPDVLIMDEPTNDLDFETIAWLENFLANFENTVIVVSHDRHFLDAVCTHISDIDFGKINHYSGNYTFWYESSQLAAKQRAQQNKKAEDKKKELEDFIRRFSANVAKSKQATSRKKMIEKLNVEDIKPSSRRYPAIIFDRDREAGDQILNIEGLSKTFEDEILFKEVHINLNKGDKVAIISRNSRAVTAFYQIITGNEAADAGEFSWGVTTTQSYLPLDNSSFFKDGELNLVDWLRQYAQTEEEREEVFLRGFLGKMIFSGEEALKKSNVLSGGEKVRCMLSRMMMKRGNVLLLDEPTNHLDLESIQSLNNALINFKGTILFSTHDHEFAQTVANRIIELTPKGVIDRYATFDDYLSDPKIKELRDKMYA